The genomic region CATGCCGATGAAGCCCAGGCCGAACAGGAAGGTGATCGCCAACCAGCCCAGTACCTGACTTTTCTTGCCCTTGAACAACGCCAGCATGGCGAAGCCGTAGGTGATCGAGCTGAGCAACAGGCAGGCGGTTTCGCCCAACACGTATGGCAGTTCGAAGATGTCGTGGCCCGACGGGCCACCCGCTACGTTGTTAACCAGTACCGCGTACGCTGCGAAGATCGACGCAAACAGGATGCAGTCGGTCATCAGGTAGAGCCAGAAACCGAATACGGTCATCTCGCCCGAGTCGTGGTGATGGTCATCGTGCCCATGGTCATGACCATGGGCGTGTCCAGCATGAGTCACTGCGTTCGACATGGTTTAAGCCTTTTCCAACGAGGTTTCAACACGGGAGGCCGGAATCGCCTTGGCCGCAATCAGCACTTTCTGCTGTTCGGCTTCGATGCGTTCGATGGTCTCGACCGGCACCATGTAGCCCTGATCGTCACGGGCGGCATGGATGATGAAATAGATCACGGTACCTGCAAGGCTGGCGATCGCCATCCACCAGATGTGCCAGATCATCGCGAAACCGAAGACGGTCAGCAGAGCACCCATGACCAGACCGGTCGCGGTGTTGTTCGGCATGTGGATCGGCTGGTAACGCTTGGGCACGCTGTAGGCAGTACCGTTTTCCTTGGCTTCGGTGAACGCGTCGACCTCGTCGGCCTTCGGCAGTTCGGCGAAGTTGTAGAACGGCGGTGGCGACGAAGTCGACCATTCCAGAGTGTGGCCATTCCATGGGTCGCCGGTCACGTCCAGGTTCTGCTTGCGATCACGCACGCTGACGTAGATCTGGATCAATTGGCAGGCGATACCAAATGCGATCATGACGGCGCCCACGAAGGCAACGTACAGGTACGGTACCCACTCAGGGTTGGTGGTGGCGTTCAGACGACGGGTCATGCCCATGAAGCCCAGTGCATAGAGCGGCATGAACGCGACGAAGAAGCCCGAGATCCAGAACCAGAATGCAGCCTTGCCCCAGCCTTCGTGCAGCTTGAAGCCGAACGCTTTCGGGAACCAGAAGCTGAAGCCGGCGATGTAACCGAATACCGCACCGCCGATGATGACGTTGTGGAAGTGCGCGATCACGAACAGGCTGTTGTGCAGAACGAAGTCAGCACCTGGAACAGCCAGCAGAACGCCGGTCATACCACCGATGGCGAAGGTCACCATGAAGCCCAGGGTCCACAGAACCTGGCTGGTGAAACGCAGACGGCCACGGTAGATGGTGAACAGCCAGTTGAATAGCTTCACCCCCGTCGGGATCGAGATCAGCATGGTCGCCAGGCCGAAGAAGGCGTTGACGTTGGCACCCGAACCCATGGTGAAGAAGTGGTGCAACCAAACCATGAAGCCCAGTACCGAGATCGCGCCGCTGGCGTAGATCATCGAGTGGTGGCCGAACAGTTTCTTGCCGGAGAACGTCGAGATGACTTCCGAGAACACACCGAAAGC from Pseudomonas asplenii harbors:
- a CDS encoding cytochrome o ubiquinol oxidase subunit III, producing MSNAVTHAGHAHGHDHGHDDHHHDSGEMTVFGFWLYLMTDCILFASIFAAYAVLVNNVAGGPSGHDIFELPYVLGETACLLLSSITYGFAMLALFKGKKSQVLGWLAITFLFGLGFIGMEINEFHKLIEEGYGPNRSGFLSGFFTLVGTHGLHVTSGLIWMAVMMYQVWKKGLTPTNTTRLSCLSLFWHFLDVVWICVFTVVYLMGTL
- the cyoB gene encoding cytochrome o ubiquinol oxidase subunit I gives rise to the protein MFGKLSWDAVPFHEPIVMVTIAMIAFGGLAVFAGITYFKKWTYLWSEWLTSVDHKKIGVMYIVVAMVMLLRGFADAIMMRSQLAMATEGSPGYLPPHHYDQIFTAHGVIMIIFMAMPFFTGLMNIVVPLQIGARDVAYPFLNSLSFWLLVSGVVLINLSLGVGEFAKTGWVAYPPLSGLQYSPGVGVDYYIWALQLSGLGTTLTGVNFLATVLKMRTPGMKMMDMPIFTWTCTWANVLIVASFPILTATLALLTLDRYLDFHVFTNELGGNPMMYVNLFWAWGHPEVYILILPAFGVFSEVISTFSGKKLFGHHSMIYASGAISVLGFMVWLHHFFTMGSGANVNAFFGLATMLISIPTGVKLFNWLFTIYRGRLRFTSQVLWTLGFMVTFAIGGMTGVLLAVPGADFVLHNSLFVIAHFHNVIIGGAVFGYIAGFSFWFPKAFGFKLHEGWGKAAFWFWISGFFVAFMPLYALGFMGMTRRLNATTNPEWVPYLYVAFVGAVMIAFGIACQLIQIYVSVRDRKQNLDVTGDPWNGHTLEWSTSSPPPFYNFAELPKADEVDAFTEAKENGTAYSVPKRYQPIHMPNNTATGLVMGALLTVFGFAMIWHIWWMAIASLAGTVIYFIIHAARDDQGYMVPVETIERIEAEQQKVLIAAKAIPASRVETSLEKA